One Thioclava electrotropha DNA segment encodes these proteins:
- a CDS encoding helix-turn-helix domain-containing protein: MSENKTQNEYLTTTEVAKKLRRHPRTIRDWIVKGTVTERGRVFLDGTKPGKSWLVHPDWLALFEHRIRPLRRADLDLE; encoded by the coding sequence ATGTCCGAGAACAAAACCCAGAATGAATATCTGACAACCACAGAGGTCGCCAAGAAGCTCCGACGACACCCGCGGACGATCCGCGACTGGATCGTGAAAGGGACCGTGACTGAACGCGGCCGGGTTTTCCTGGACGGGACAAAACCGGGCAAGAGCTGGCTCGTGCACCCCGATTGGCTGGCGCTCTTCGAGCATCGAATCCGCCCCTTGAGGAGGGCGGATCTCGATCTCGAGTGA
- a CDS encoding TrlF family AAA-like ATPase: protein MTIEYKKDGSGWHRWDLHLHGPGTKLANGYGDASDENLRAYLEILEDSDVQVFGITDYFSFDSYFAVSAEYARLYPEGKKIFIPNCEFRLTETVSSDGRNVHTHVLIDPALASETKLRTLLSDLQTHKTRDGLRLRCSDLTSREEYHQATISLSDLQTALKKVFPDETAYMIVTAAGNDGLRGVDTKSARSKSISDELDKASHAFFGSDKSTGYFLSTNRYEDGSPSEKKPVYSGSDAHAMSDLARLSGDEAGFPPTWIKADLTFRGLRQTLFEPKGRVHIGERPTVLERINQDATRFIAELRVNQIAGYAAANGSWFKNVSIPFNPELTAIIGNKGSGKSAIADILGLLGESRQQEHFSFLTDEARNRKFRQKGYAENFTATVTWASGTERAKKLDEDVDELRPEAVKYLPQNYFENLTNEIEVKAFRKEIEEVVFSHVEESDRMGKSTFSELEDLKTAQSKSDISTLKVRLSELNIEIVELEQQADPSTSARLKEQLKQRCEEYRVLENSKPAAVEKPEEETPEQRAVSEEIERTRALQATITERSTQAVDRLSAIKTDLVSLGSLKESVNALDAHVKQSKEELRPICTRFGLDIDLIVSHKMGTASIDAKAAELAAEVKALEVEHAGEFIEGTDFGALTGVPALRKAHQYLADKLKALQETLSAPQRRYQRYLQTLSEITKKMEEVMGEDDSPKPGTIKDLDARIRYIEEDLQAQLDTRYSDRDGLARSIFNSKEKVRSFYEGLKSSVEEKLATVSSEEFDVSIDASFVPSHEFPGRFLEIVTQTARGPFRGAVEGRRDLERRMTDVSWNDVETILSFAKTIIADVKAEDISKQIKDVKRLYDLLFSLEYFEPRYELRLGGKNLNQLSPGEKGLLLLVFYLHLDKEKTPLIIDQPEDNLDNDSIFTVLARCIRDAKKSRQVILVTHNPNLAVGADAEQILHVTLDKADNYKFTYESGSIENPRINDAIVKILEGSKPAFVQRRLKYQIK, encoded by the coding sequence ATGACAATTGAATACAAGAAAGATGGGTCGGGATGGCATCGGTGGGATCTCCATCTTCACGGTCCAGGTACCAAACTGGCAAATGGCTACGGCGACGCCAGTGACGAAAATCTCCGCGCCTATCTCGAAATTCTGGAGGACTCGGACGTTCAGGTATTTGGGATCACAGATTATTTCTCCTTTGACTCCTACTTCGCTGTATCTGCTGAGTATGCTCGCCTTTACCCAGAAGGTAAAAAAATCTTCATCCCGAACTGCGAATTCCGCCTGACCGAAACCGTGAGTTCGGACGGCCGGAATGTTCACACCCATGTCCTGATCGACCCTGCGCTTGCTTCCGAAACGAAGCTGCGCACCTTGCTCAGCGATCTGCAGACGCACAAAACTCGCGATGGGCTGCGCCTTCGCTGCAGCGATCTCACCTCGCGCGAAGAATACCATCAAGCAACAATCAGCCTGTCCGATCTTCAAACGGCTCTCAAGAAGGTCTTCCCTGACGAGACGGCCTATATGATCGTCACGGCCGCGGGCAATGATGGTCTACGGGGCGTTGACACTAAATCTGCCCGCAGCAAGTCGATCTCCGATGAGCTGGACAAGGCCAGCCACGCTTTCTTCGGATCAGACAAAAGCACCGGCTATTTCCTTAGTACGAACCGCTACGAAGACGGCAGCCCTTCCGAGAAGAAGCCTGTCTATTCAGGCTCGGACGCTCACGCGATGTCCGATCTGGCGAGGCTTTCGGGTGACGAGGCAGGGTTCCCGCCAACATGGATCAAGGCCGATTTGACGTTTAGAGGGCTCCGGCAAACGTTGTTCGAACCGAAGGGGCGCGTACATATCGGCGAGCGTCCCACCGTGTTGGAACGGATCAACCAAGACGCAACCCGCTTCATCGCGGAGCTGCGCGTTAATCAGATTGCGGGATACGCCGCAGCCAATGGCTCTTGGTTCAAGAACGTCTCGATACCCTTCAACCCCGAGTTGACGGCAATTATCGGCAACAAGGGGAGCGGCAAGAGCGCTATCGCCGACATTCTTGGGCTCCTCGGGGAGTCGCGCCAGCAAGAGCATTTCTCGTTTCTGACCGACGAAGCCCGCAACCGAAAATTCCGCCAAAAGGGCTACGCAGAGAATTTCACAGCAACTGTCACCTGGGCGAGCGGAACCGAGCGCGCAAAGAAACTCGATGAGGATGTTGATGAACTCCGGCCCGAAGCCGTCAAGTACCTTCCTCAAAACTATTTCGAAAACCTGACGAACGAGATCGAGGTAAAAGCCTTTCGAAAGGAGATCGAAGAAGTTGTTTTCTCGCATGTCGAGGAATCCGACCGCATGGGAAAATCGACGTTTTCAGAACTCGAAGACCTAAAGACTGCGCAGAGCAAAAGCGACATCAGCACCCTCAAGGTACGCCTGAGCGAGCTAAACATCGAGATCGTCGAACTTGAGCAGCAAGCAGACCCTTCGACCAGTGCGCGGCTGAAAGAGCAGTTGAAACAACGGTGTGAAGAATACCGCGTCCTTGAGAATTCGAAACCGGCGGCTGTCGAAAAGCCGGAGGAAGAAACGCCGGAGCAGCGTGCCGTATCCGAAGAGATCGAACGAACGCGTGCCCTTCAGGCTACCATCACAGAACGCAGCACGCAGGCGGTCGACCGACTATCCGCCATCAAGACCGACCTGGTGTCGCTCGGATCGCTCAAGGAGTCCGTCAACGCTCTTGATGCTCACGTGAAGCAAAGCAAGGAAGAACTTAGGCCTATCTGCACACGTTTTGGTCTGGATATTGACCTCATCGTTTCCCACAAGATGGGCACCGCAAGCATCGACGCCAAGGCTGCCGAACTTGCCGCCGAGGTGAAGGCGCTGGAGGTCGAGCACGCCGGCGAGTTTATCGAGGGCACGGACTTTGGTGCGCTCACGGGTGTCCCCGCTCTACGCAAAGCCCATCAGTATCTCGCTGACAAACTGAAGGCCTTGCAGGAAACTCTGTCCGCGCCGCAGCGCCGCTATCAGCGTTATCTCCAGACCCTTTCAGAAATCACGAAGAAAATGGAAGAGGTCATGGGCGAAGACGATAGCCCCAAGCCTGGTACCATCAAGGACTTGGACGCCCGTATTCGCTACATCGAGGAAGACCTGCAGGCACAACTTGATACCCGTTATTCCGACCGCGACGGTCTCGCGCGTTCGATTTTCAACTCCAAGGAAAAGGTACGCTCTTTCTACGAAGGCTTGAAATCCAGCGTCGAGGAGAAGCTGGCAACCGTGAGTTCGGAGGAATTCGATGTATCGATCGACGCGTCTTTTGTGCCCTCGCACGAGTTCCCGGGGCGCTTTCTGGAAATCGTGACCCAGACGGCGCGCGGGCCGTTTCGCGGTGCCGTAGAGGGGCGCAGGGATCTGGAGAGGCGCATGACAGACGTGAGCTGGAATGATGTTGAAACGATCCTGAGCTTTGCCAAGACCATCATTGCCGACGTCAAAGCAGAAGATATCTCGAAACAGATCAAGGACGTTAAGCGTCTTTACGATCTGCTTTTCTCGCTGGAATATTTTGAGCCGCGTTATGAGCTTCGATTGGGCGGAAAGAACCTGAACCAGCTTTCCCCAGGCGAAAAAGGTCTGTTGCTGCTGGTATTCTACCTGCATCTCGACAAAGAAAAAACACCGCTAATTATCGACCAGCCGGAAGACAACCTCGATAATGACAGCATCTTTACGGTGCTCGCGCGCTGCATTCGCGATGCAAAGAAATCTCGGCAGGTGATATTGGTCACTCACAACCCGAACCTTGCCGTCGGGGCCGACGCCGAGCAAATCCTTCACGTGACGCTCGACAAGGCCGACAACTACAAATTCACCTATGAAAGTGGTTCGATTGAAAACCCGCGTATCAACGATGCCATCGTCAAAATTCTGGAGGGCTCCAAACCCGCGTTCGTTCAACGACGACTGAAATACCAGATAAAATAG
- a CDS encoding site-specific integrase, translating into MTVQEQILDYLGASGISKRALALQAGLNPRAVQDILEIPGIRSDRKTLDALGEVMGIHLPTPAGQMTYSRLMSDLARTTGDEKTDSRNRVLISRLNAFLKAAGWVAEIEIVDRRRAIEKLSSWSAATLNLTENSFGTYKSDILAAIHANGGRNRPSGIRDVTGIYREIHDVLSESDCPDDLKLISGTFFHFLHKREISPGEISTEVLHEYYLHRLAVSPKGEATCKKHVQRISALCTRLAAEADFSSYGFKLVDHPFPDGRNKYGVDASVFSELLSEFDGPVSQWLRGDASRDGLSEEAFLALLDAADAMRPVNPKKALLKRKNGGRKRSEEERQSAGFLLPGQTWSERTLENRRYQLIAGAKALYAATGYLIEDLNEYTDPDVIESVLDALSSGNSDDEYPSSYAESVGKTLKKLARDYSGRSADDVNAIAGHIKEHAIGETGISRRNKARLRQIIGDRQQRLIDLSDILTGEVNSIIDKRKRKCRGKTRIDLLGPEEARDIMCAIASDILLARAPRRANITGIRLSWISWAGGTARIIVPNVQVKGRDSDDPDLHIPLDEHASARLKSFIEKIRPKALRAGDDENPFLFPSQGERGDPGQPYAGLLERLVRHTKRIVGFKMNPHLYRHFLGWLWLREDPDRLPDVQRLLGHKRLETTLAHYAEIDEDLALDRWSKYLADQKSRQPEKTKKKRKTG; encoded by the coding sequence ATGACGGTTCAAGAACAAATTCTGGATTATCTCGGGGCATCCGGGATCAGCAAGCGGGCGCTCGCCCTGCAGGCGGGTCTGAACCCGCGGGCTGTGCAGGATATTCTCGAGATCCCCGGAATCCGATCTGACAGGAAAACTCTCGATGCGCTCGGCGAGGTCATGGGGATCCACTTGCCGACGCCGGCGGGTCAGATGACTTACTCCCGACTGATGAGCGACTTGGCCCGCACGACGGGAGATGAGAAAACCGACAGTCGCAACCGTGTACTCATCTCCCGCCTCAATGCTTTCCTGAAGGCCGCGGGCTGGGTGGCCGAGATCGAAATCGTGGACCGCCGGCGCGCGATCGAGAAGTTGTCGAGTTGGTCGGCTGCAACCCTCAACCTGACTGAAAACAGCTTCGGCACCTACAAGTCCGACATCCTGGCGGCTATTCACGCTAATGGCGGTCGAAATCGGCCGTCCGGAATTCGGGACGTGACAGGCATTTATCGCGAAATCCACGATGTGCTGTCGGAGTCCGATTGTCCAGATGACCTGAAGCTGATCTCCGGGACGTTCTTCCATTTCCTCCACAAACGGGAAATTTCACCAGGAGAAATCTCCACGGAGGTTCTCCACGAATACTATCTGCACCGGCTCGCGGTCAGCCCGAAGGGCGAAGCGACTTGCAAGAAGCACGTGCAGCGCATCTCGGCGCTCTGCACACGCCTCGCGGCCGAAGCAGATTTCAGCTCCTATGGGTTCAAACTGGTGGACCACCCGTTCCCGGACGGGCGAAACAAGTATGGCGTCGATGCATCAGTCTTCTCCGAGCTGCTCTCCGAGTTCGACGGTCCCGTCAGCCAGTGGCTGCGGGGAGATGCATCTCGTGACGGGCTGTCGGAAGAAGCGTTTCTCGCGCTGTTGGACGCCGCCGACGCCATGCGCCCGGTGAACCCGAAGAAAGCCCTGCTGAAAAGGAAGAACGGGGGCCGCAAGCGCTCCGAGGAGGAGCGGCAGTCGGCTGGTTTCCTTCTGCCCGGACAGACATGGAGCGAGAGGACACTCGAAAACCGGCGCTACCAGCTGATCGCGGGAGCGAAGGCACTCTACGCGGCGACAGGGTATCTTATCGAGGATCTGAACGAGTATACGGATCCGGATGTCATCGAGAGCGTCCTCGACGCTCTGAGCTCCGGAAACTCCGACGACGAATACCCGAGCAGCTATGCCGAGTCGGTCGGGAAGACACTGAAGAAGCTGGCGCGGGACTACAGCGGTCGAAGCGCCGACGACGTGAATGCCATCGCCGGGCATATCAAGGAACATGCGATCGGCGAGACGGGCATCTCGCGTCGCAACAAGGCCCGATTGCGCCAGATCATCGGAGACCGTCAACAAAGGCTGATCGATCTGAGCGACATCCTGACCGGCGAGGTCAACTCGATCATCGACAAACGGAAACGGAAGTGCCGCGGAAAAACCAGGATCGACCTGCTCGGACCGGAAGAGGCCAGGGACATCATGTGCGCCATCGCAAGCGACATTCTCCTGGCGCGGGCCCCGCGGCGGGCCAACATTACCGGTATTCGTCTGTCATGGATTTCCTGGGCGGGTGGAACGGCGCGCATCATTGTTCCGAATGTGCAGGTGAAGGGTCGTGACAGCGACGATCCGGATCTGCATATACCGCTCGATGAGCATGCTTCGGCCAGGTTGAAATCGTTCATCGAGAAGATCCGGCCGAAGGCTCTGCGAGCAGGAGACGACGAAAATCCATTCCTTTTCCCGTCACAGGGGGAAAGGGGCGATCCGGGGCAACCCTATGCCGGTTTGCTCGAGCGTCTCGTCCGGCACACGAAACGGATTGTGGGGTTCAAGATGAATCCCCACCTCTATCGACACTTTCTGGGCTGGCTCTGGCTCAGGGAAGATCCGGATCGGCTGCCTGATGTCCAGCGTCTCCTCGGACATAAGCGGCTCGAGACGACCCTCGCTCACTATGCCGAGATCGACGAGGACCTCGCCCTCGACCGGTGGAGCAAATACCTCGCTGATCAGAAATCCCGGCAGCCCGAAAAAACCAAGAAGAAAAGGAAAACAGGATGA
- a CDS encoding restriction endonuclease subunit S codes for MVPEGWVAGQVSDICRLQNGRGFKPEDWGAEGLPIIRIQNLNGSKNFNYYSGKPEEKWLVEPGQMLFAWAGTKGVSFGPTVWRGETGVLNQHIFKVFQQDGVDHDWLYLALRHVTDRVEGKAHGFKATLVHVKKSDIERQPVAIPPLPEQKKIAEILSTWDRAIETAEALLANARTQKRALMQTLLTGKRRFPQFEGQDWREVRFEEVFGRVRRKNTVGNENTLTISGQDGLVSQQEYFNKRVAAADLSGYTLLVGGDFAYNKSYSAGYPMGAIKMLPDGQSGVVSSLYLCFALGDPDAHCKEFFRHFFEAGCFNHEIYKIAQEGARNHGLLNVSVTDFFRAKIRIPSREEQRRIADAINLAEREEARDLAVLEKLRTEKKALMQQLLTGKKRVRL; via the coding sequence ATGGTGCCTGAGGGATGGGTCGCAGGCCAAGTCTCCGACATCTGTCGCTTGCAAAATGGCAGAGGGTTCAAACCGGAGGATTGGGGCGCTGAAGGATTGCCCATCATACGCATCCAGAATTTGAACGGTTCAAAGAACTTTAATTACTATTCAGGCAAACCTGAGGAGAAATGGCTCGTTGAACCCGGCCAGATGCTTTTCGCATGGGCTGGGACGAAGGGTGTCTCTTTTGGCCCAACTGTTTGGCGTGGCGAAACCGGTGTTCTAAACCAGCATATCTTCAAGGTCTTCCAACAAGACGGCGTAGACCATGATTGGCTCTATCTCGCCCTTCGACACGTAACTGATCGTGTCGAAGGAAAGGCCCACGGCTTCAAGGCCACGCTCGTGCATGTGAAAAAGTCGGATATTGAGCGGCAGCCTGTAGCGATCCCCCCACTCCCCGAGCAAAAAAAGATCGCGGAGATCCTGTCGACATGGGACCGGGCCATCGAGACGGCCGAGGCGCTGCTGGCCAACGCCCGCACCCAGAAACGCGCCCTCATGCAAACCCTCCTCACCGGCAAACGCCGTTTCCCCCAGTTCGAAGGCCAAGACTGGCGCGAGGTGCGCTTTGAAGAGGTTTTTGGTCGCGTTCGCCGCAAAAACACAGTCGGCAACGAAAACACTTTGACCATATCTGGCCAAGACGGTCTCGTTTCGCAGCAAGAATATTTCAACAAGCGCGTGGCCGCGGCTGACCTATCCGGATACACACTCTTGGTGGGCGGTGACTTCGCATATAACAAGAGTTATTCGGCGGGCTACCCAATGGGGGCCATCAAGATGCTACCTGATGGCCAATCCGGCGTGGTCTCAAGCCTCTATCTTTGCTTCGCGCTTGGAGATCCTGATGCTCACTGTAAAGAATTTTTCCGCCACTTCTTTGAAGCGGGTTGTTTCAACCATGAGATTTACAAAATCGCTCAGGAGGGCGCACGTAACCATGGTCTCTTGAATGTGAGCGTAACCGACTTCTTCAGAGCCAAAATCAGAATCCCAAGTCGTGAAGAACAACGACGTATCGCCGACGCCATCAATCTTGCCGAACGAGAAGAAGCCCGTGATCTGGCGGTCCTCGAAAAACTCCGCACCGAGAAAAAAGCCCTGATGCAGCAACTCCTGACCGGCAAGAAAAGAGTGCGGTTATAG
- a CDS encoding site-specific integrase has translation MRATKSQSGRAAPSSPEEFRDAFGRDRPGVDPGPVLRSVRGFSEWRGDMGWPMPVPDRTEISGYLDALSARLGAEYAASELAYIQLGAPVLWGVPVAGMIGQVLRQSRCTPKVAAQSIDERARSAISSLPDEWQGKLIAKLISEPGPHSEKWSANHVQSVAHALARWCRASAVLGREVRPSGSSFHVYATDLRADGVSDRSVSDYLSRIVSAFRVVADPGFRSAGCDHVIARHDGLAKVAGRPTKTGAQIVGASTIFDLGVELMDTAREKGPRGLHVARDFRNGLLLSFAAALPQRARALSHLSFGTTVMLLEKPYVHVVLPGRVLKMREAKKRFAGYDKVLCNSMLWSALDDYKRSVRPLFDEGPALFPSMIDMGAAITSAQLGRLVGDLTCKHLGVRVSIHRVRDNAATEASEEIQSGGYLAPALLGNKSAGTTRDSYDHAQGMRAAREHGARIAGLRSAPTTLRV, from the coding sequence ATGAGGGCCACGAAATCTCAGTCCGGTCGGGCCGCACCGTCCTCACCTGAGGAATTCCGCGACGCCTTCGGCCGGGATCGACCAGGCGTCGATCCCGGGCCCGTTCTCCGCTCGGTGCGTGGTTTTTCGGAGTGGCGCGGCGACATGGGCTGGCCCATGCCTGTGCCGGACCGGACGGAAATATCCGGCTATCTCGACGCGCTCTCGGCGCGCCTCGGGGCAGAATATGCTGCTTCGGAGCTCGCATACATTCAGCTCGGCGCCCCCGTCCTGTGGGGTGTCCCGGTCGCGGGCATGATCGGCCAGGTCCTGCGGCAGAGCCGTTGCACCCCGAAGGTCGCGGCGCAGTCAATCGACGAGCGGGCCCGATCCGCCATCTCGTCGCTCCCGGACGAATGGCAAGGGAAGCTCATCGCGAAACTGATCAGTGAACCCGGACCTCACTCCGAGAAATGGAGCGCGAACCATGTTCAGTCTGTGGCGCATGCCTTGGCGCGATGGTGTCGCGCGTCGGCCGTTCTCGGTCGAGAGGTGCGGCCCTCGGGTTCCTCGTTCCACGTCTACGCGACCGACCTGAGGGCTGACGGCGTCTCGGATCGGAGCGTCTCCGACTATTTGTCGCGCATCGTCTCCGCTTTCCGGGTCGTGGCGGATCCCGGCTTCCGTAGCGCAGGATGCGACCATGTCATCGCGCGGCATGATGGCCTCGCCAAAGTCGCCGGCCGACCGACGAAGACCGGCGCGCAGATTGTCGGCGCGTCGACGATTTTCGATCTCGGCGTCGAACTGATGGACACGGCGCGGGAGAAAGGCCCTCGCGGTCTGCATGTCGCCCGGGACTTCCGCAACGGGCTGCTGCTGTCGTTTGCCGCGGCCCTGCCGCAGCGGGCGCGGGCTCTTTCGCACCTTTCCTTCGGCACGACCGTCATGCTCCTCGAGAAACCCTACGTTCATGTCGTGCTTCCCGGGCGCGTGCTGAAAATGCGTGAGGCGAAGAAGCGGTTCGCTGGCTATGACAAGGTCTTGTGCAACTCGATGCTATGGTCGGCTCTCGACGACTACAAACGGAGTGTCCGGCCACTGTTCGATGAGGGACCGGCGCTCTTTCCGAGCATGATCGATATGGGTGCGGCCATCACCTCCGCGCAACTCGGCCGTCTGGTCGGCGATCTGACCTGCAAGCATCTCGGCGTGCGGGTGAGCATCCATCGGGTCCGGGACAATGCCGCGACCGAAGCCTCGGAGGAAATTCAAAGCGGGGGATACCTGGCGCCGGCTCTCTTGGGCAACAAGAGCGCCGGCACGACCAGGGACAGCTACGATCACGCACAGGGGATGAGGGCCGCGCGTGAGCATGGTGCACGCATTGCTGGCCTGAGGTCGGCCCCCACGACCTTGCGCGTGTAG
- a CDS encoding type I restriction-modification system subunit M, translating into MNPITQQEINKAAWGACDTFRGVVDPSIYKDYVLTMLFLKYVSDVWKDHRTRYEAEYPDAPELVDAMMQEEAFVLPEGAAFDALHKRRFEAGNGERIDKALHAVEEANGAKLKDVFQDISFNSNKLGDEEQKNDILRHLLEDFAKPALDLRPSRVGALDIIGGAYEYLISRFAASAGKKAGEFYTPAEVSELMARIVDPQEGDDICDPTCGSASLLMKCGRLVRERSGTRRYALFGQEAIGSTWALAKMNLFLHGEENHQVEWGDTIRNPKLRTSDDMLRHFDIVVANPPFSLEKWGVETAENDKFARFRRGIPPKTKGDYAFILHMIETLKPASGRMAVVVPHGVLFRGSTEGKIRQKLIEENLLDAVIGLPEKLFFGTGIPAAVLIFRKRKADDSVLFIDASREFVAGTNQNVLTEENLVKIEETFRARETVDKYAYRATKAEIVENDFNLNIPRYVDTFQEEAEIDLMAVRAERTQLKDGLVELEARMEGYLRELGYGA; encoded by the coding sequence ATGAACCCGATTACACAACAAGAGATCAACAAGGCCGCCTGGGGCGCCTGTGACACATTCCGCGGCGTGGTCGATCCGTCGATCTACAAGGACTACGTCCTGACCATGCTATTCCTGAAATACGTCTCGGACGTCTGGAAGGACCACCGCACGCGCTACGAAGCCGAGTATCCGGACGCGCCCGAGCTGGTCGACGCCATGATGCAGGAGGAGGCCTTCGTCCTCCCCGAGGGCGCCGCGTTCGATGCCCTGCACAAGCGCCGTTTCGAGGCTGGCAACGGTGAGCGTATCGACAAGGCGCTGCATGCCGTCGAAGAGGCCAATGGCGCCAAGCTCAAGGACGTCTTCCAGGACATCAGCTTCAACTCGAACAAGCTGGGCGACGAGGAGCAGAAGAACGACATCCTGCGCCATCTGCTCGAAGACTTCGCCAAACCCGCGCTCGATCTGCGCCCGTCCCGCGTTGGCGCGCTCGACATCATTGGCGGCGCTTATGAATACCTGATCTCCCGCTTCGCCGCCTCGGCTGGCAAAAAGGCCGGCGAATTCTACACCCCCGCCGAGGTCTCGGAACTCATGGCTCGTATCGTCGACCCGCAGGAGGGCGACGACATCTGCGATCCGACCTGTGGCTCTGCCTCGCTGCTCATGAAATGCGGGCGCCTCGTGCGCGAACGCAGCGGCACGCGCCGCTATGCCCTCTTCGGGCAAGAGGCCATCGGTTCCACCTGGGCGCTCGCCAAGATGAACCTCTTCCTGCATGGCGAAGAGAACCACCAGGTCGAATGGGGCGACACGATCCGCAACCCCAAACTGCGCACCTCGGACGACATGTTGCGGCATTTCGATATCGTGGTCGCCAACCCGCCCTTCAGCCTTGAAAAATGGGGCGTCGAGACGGCTGAGAACGACAAGTTTGCCCGCTTCCGCCGGGGCATTCCGCCCAAGACCAAGGGCGACTATGCCTTCATCCTGCACATGATCGAGACGCTGAAACCCGCCAGCGGGCGCATGGCCGTGGTCGTGCCCCATGGCGTGCTGTTCCGCGGTTCGACCGAAGGCAAGATCCGTCAAAAGCTGATCGAAGAGAACTTGCTGGACGCCGTGATCGGCCTGCCGGAGAAGCTGTTTTTTGGCACCGGCATTCCGGCGGCGGTTCTGATCTTCCGCAAGCGCAAGGCAGACGACAGCGTGCTGTTCATCGACGCCAGTCGTGAGTTTGTGGCGGGCACCAACCAGAATGTGCTGACTGAAGAGAACCTCGTGAAGATCGAGGAGACCTTCCGTGCGCGTGAGACGGTCGACAAATACGCCTATCGCGCAACCAAGGCCGAGATCGTCGAGAACGACTTCAACCTGAACATCCCGCGATATGTCGATACCTTTCAGGAAGAAGCCGAGATAGACCTGATGGCAGTGCGCGCAGAGCGCACCCAACTGAAAGACGGTTTGGTCGAACTGGAAGCGCGCATGGAAGGCTATTTGCGGGAGCTCGGCTATGGTGCCTGA
- a CDS encoding DUF3987 domain-containing protein, translated as MLARIRSLVGRGDANASKPNFSVPSGDTAPAPEEPVPLPHAEPPASAFPLDCLTPKLRSAAEAIVRKTQGPAALAAQSVLSVASLVAGSRAKVQTLGSPSNATAAFVTIALSGERKSAADKIAKTGIDRVIMRLRKEHEIAMARHKSEIASAGRGEEKPAAPVCPSFLVTEPTVEGAFKAIASGCGFLGWFTDEAASFWGGHSMSKDQRAKTSGIVSKFWDGDYFFRPRAGQEGDGYVPPTATTINLMFQPTLIRDTYGDEFLIGQGILARMLPCWPVSNMGNRKYRRPTKEDEAAVSCFHDEVEAALMTTLEDTTERLLALSDDALAICIEFHDKIETELGRGGWAADISGFASKAPEHACRLAAIMTLFEDRDAVTVSGEVMKAACELVKYYLGQYKFLCIAATNETEIAQAQALLDWLLKNLQPGDGFATDRVLQFGPVSARRSRGLDRQLGVLKQYGWVQDLPAGTKIDGKKRRKGYRLSPKA; from the coding sequence ATGCTTGCCCGTATCAGGTCCCTCGTCGGCAGGGGTGACGCGAACGCGTCGAAGCCGAACTTTTCAGTCCCGTCCGGCGACACCGCCCCTGCGCCCGAGGAGCCCGTGCCGCTGCCTCACGCGGAGCCACCCGCCAGTGCTTTCCCCCTCGACTGCCTGACGCCGAAGCTCCGTAGCGCGGCAGAGGCAATCGTCAGGAAGACACAGGGGCCGGCCGCCCTTGCCGCGCAATCCGTCCTGTCCGTGGCCTCGCTCGTCGCGGGGAGCCGGGCGAAGGTCCAGACACTCGGTTCGCCCTCGAACGCGACCGCAGCTTTCGTCACGATCGCTCTGTCAGGCGAGCGGAAGAGTGCCGCGGACAAGATCGCCAAGACCGGTATCGACCGGGTGATCATGCGTCTCCGGAAGGAACACGAGATCGCCATGGCGCGGCACAAGTCCGAGATTGCAAGCGCCGGGCGCGGAGAAGAAAAGCCTGCGGCTCCGGTCTGTCCAAGCTTCCTGGTGACAGAACCCACGGTCGAGGGTGCCTTCAAAGCAATCGCGTCCGGATGCGGTTTCCTGGGCTGGTTCACCGACGAAGCGGCCAGCTTCTGGGGAGGCCATTCCATGTCGAAAGACCAACGTGCGAAGACCAGCGGCATCGTGTCGAAATTCTGGGATGGCGATTACTTCTTCCGTCCGCGTGCCGGTCAGGAGGGCGACGGCTATGTCCCTCCCACTGCAACCACGATCAACCTCATGTTCCAGCCGACGCTCATCCGTGACACCTACGGTGACGAATTCCTGATCGGCCAAGGAATTCTGGCAAGGATGCTCCCCTGCTGGCCCGTCAGCAACATGGGTAACCGAAAATATCGGCGGCCGACCAAAGAAGACGAAGCCGCCGTGAGTTGCTTTCATGACGAGGTGGAAGCCGCGCTGATGACCACGCTGGAGGACACCACCGAGCGGCTTCTCGCGCTTTCGGACGACGCTTTGGCCATCTGTATCGAGTTTCACGACAAGATCGAAACCGAACTCGGCCGCGGCGGATGGGCCGCGGACATCTCAGGGTTCGCGTCCAAGGCGCCGGAACACGCATGCCGGCTCGCCGCGATAATGACGCTCTTCGAGGACCGGGACGCCGTGACAGTATCCGGCGAGGTGATGAAAGCCGCCTGCGAGCTGGTAAAATACTACCTCGGCCAATACAAGTTCCTCTGCATTGCGGCCACGAACGAGACCGAGATCGCCCAGGCCCAGGCCCTCCTCGACTGGCTTCTGAAGAACCTGCAGCCCGGCGACGGGTTCGCGACCGACCGGGTCCTCCAGTTCGGGCCGGTTTCCGCCCGGCGGTCGAGGGGCCTGGATCGGCAGCTGGGCGTCCTGAAGCAATACGGATGGGTCCAGGACCTTCCGGCCGGCACGAAGATCGATGGCAAGAAGCGGCGCAAGGGCTATCGGCTCAGCCCGAAGGCATGA